Within the Thermus tengchongensis genome, the region GGCGGGGCTTTCCGGGTGGGCCACCAGCTGGACCAAACCCTCGCGGTCGCGGAGGTCCAGGAAGATGAGCCCCCCCAGGTCCCGGCGGCGGTTTATCCACCCCTCGAGGACCACCTCCTTCCCCACGTGTTCTTCCCTTAGGCTTCCGGCGAAGTGGGAACGGCGCATAATCCCCCAAATCTTAACGGATTCTCACGCCAGGGCGGAAAGGAGGAAGCCCAGGGCCTCCCCTTGGGGAAGGCGTACCTGTTCCCCTGTGGAGAGCCGCTTCAAGGTGACCTCACCGGTCTTTAGCTCATCCTCCCCCAGGAAGCCCGCGAAGGCCGCGTTCCGCTTCAGGGCTTCCTCCACCCCCTTGCCGGGCTTCTTGGGGCTGAGGGCGTACTCCGCCCGGATGCGGGGCCTTAAGACCTCGGCCAGATAGAAGGTTTCGGCCACCGCTTCCTCCGTGAGGGGGATCAGGTAGACGTCGGGTCCTTTCTCCTCGGGAAGGCCGAATCCCTCCGCCTCCAGGGCCAGGGCCACCCGCTCCACCCCGAAGGCGAACCCCACCCCGGGCACCCTCGGCCCCCCCAGGAGCTCAGAAAGCCCGTCGTACCTTCCCCCGCCCCCCAAGGCGCTCTGCGCCCCGATCTCCGCATGGTGCACCTCGAAGGCGGTGCGCACGTAGTAGTCCAGGCCCCGCACCAGGGTTGGGTCCAGCTCATAGGGCACGGCGAGCCTTTCCAGATGGCGCTCCACCGCCTTGAGGTGGGCCCGGGCTTCCTCCCCCAGGAAGTCCAGCATGGGCCGGATGCGGAGCTCCTTGAGGAGGGCCTGGTCTTGCTCGCTCTTGGAGTCCAGGATGCGCATGGGGTTGAGCTCCAGGCGCTCCTGGGAATCCTGGGAAAGGGCCTCCCGGTGGGGGGAGAGGACCTCCCGTAGATAGGCGTTGTAGCGGGCCCGGTCCTCGGGGTCCCCCACGGAGGAGAGCTTGACGGTGAGGCGCCTCAGGCCGAGCTCCCGCAGGCAGTCGTGGAGCAAGGCCACGGCTTCCGCGTCCAGGATGGGGCTTTCCGAGCCCAGGGCCTCGTAGTTCACCTGGTGGAACTGGCGGTAGCGCCCCTTTTGGGGGCGCTCCGCCCGGAACATGGGACCGGCCATCCAGAGCCTCACGGGCTGGGGCCAGACCTTCATCCCGTGTTCCAGATAGGCCCGCACCATGGCGGCGGTGCCCTCGGGGCGCAGGGTGAGGGAACGCCCACCCCGGTCCTGAAAGGTGAACATCTCCTTCCTGACGATGTCAGTGGAGATCCCCACCCCCTTCTCGAAGACCTGGGTTTCCTCAAACACCGGGGTGATGAGTTCCAGGGCCCCCGCCGCCTCCAGCACCCGGCGGGCGGTGGCCACGATGTGCTGGTGGAGCCTCAGCTCTTTGCCGAAGAGATCCTTGGTGCCGCGCACGGCCATACCCCTTCACTTTACCCGAGAGGGGGGGCTATACTTTAGCCATGCCCTTTAGGGGTTCCGTGCGGGGGTTTCTGGTCTTCCTCTACCTCCTCCTCACCCTCACCGCCTCCACCGGGGTGGCCCTGCAGATGTACCTCATGCAGGTGCAAAACCCCGGCCTCCGGACGGATCTCTGCCAGGCTCCTGGGGAGGAGAGGGAGGTGGACCACTCCCTCTTCTGCGGCCTGCAGGTGGCCCCTGGCCTGCCCCCTATAGAGGAGGTGTCCCCTCCCACTCTGCTACAGGTATTGCGGGCCAGGGTGGCGGCAGAGCCGGGTTATCCTGAACCCCCAGCAAGGGCTTTTTCTCCTCGCTCTCCTCCTTTTGCCCAGAGGGTTTTCGCTTAGGTAAGGCGAAAGGTCTCTGGGCAGAAGGAGGAAGCCTTGGAAGTGGTGGTGTATACGGACAGCTTGAACGTTTACGCCCAGGTTCATAGGGCGTTGAGCAGGGCGGGTTGGAAGGTTTACTGGAAAGAGGGCCAGGGCCTAGCCCTGGCAGGGTTGGATTGGCTGGAGAAGGGGGAAGTTCTGGTCTGGACCACTCCCTGGGGGCTTAGGGCCTATGACCCGAAGGGCACCGTCTTCCTCACCCGTCGGGATGATCCCAAGACCCTGGCCTTGGGCCTCGAGGCGCGGGCCCTTTCCCTGTACCAAGGGCGGGTGGGCCTTAGGCTTCTCCCGGGGGAGCAGGCGGTGTTGCTGGCAGCGGGTTGGGGGGTTCCCCTGAAGGCGGGGCCTATGGCCCGGGCTCTCGGGCTTCCCCGGGACCGGGTCCGGTTTTTTCTGAAGAGCGTGGTCAATAAGTTTGGCCTGGGGGAGGAGGACCTAGTCCGCCTCGCCCGGCATCAGGTGCAGGTAATGGGGTTTAAGGACCACCTGAAGCCTCTGCCCGGGGCGCAGGTTCAGCCGGGCCTGGACGTGCCTGGGAAGCAGGATCTGCAATCGGATGGATCCCTGGAACACGCCCCGGTAGGCGAGGCCTTCCGGGTGAAGGCTTACCAGCACGCCCTCTAGGATGTTTTCCGGGGGAGGAGGCCGGTCCTGGCGCACCACGATCACCTCCTCCGCCCGGATGCCCACCCAGGCCATCTCCCCGGGCTGGGCCCAAGGGGGTAAGGGAAGGCGGAGGTGGACCCCCTGGATCTCCACCCCCCCAGGGGCAACGCGGGCGGGGAGGAGGTTTTCGTACCCCAGGAGCCTGGCCACTAGGAGCTGCTTGGGTGCGGAGTACACCTCCTCGGGTGGGCCCTCCTGCAGGATCCTTCCCGGACCCATCACCACAAGCCAGTCCGCCATCCGGGCCAGGGTGGGGTCGTGGCTCACCGCCAGGGTGGGGATGCCTTCCCGGCGGATGAGGTCCACCAGTTCCCCCAGAACCTGGTCCTTGGTAAGGGGGTCCAGGGCGCTGGTGGGTTCGTCCAGAAGGAGAATCTCCGGGTTCCTGGCCAAAGCCCGGGCGAGGGCTACCCGCTGCTTCTGGCCGCCGGAAAGCTGGCTCGGGCGCTTGTGGGCGTGCTCCTCAAGGCCAACCCGTTCCAAGAAGGCCAGGGCCCTAGCCTTGCGGTTTCCTCCCGCCAGGGGAAAGGCTACGTTTTCCCAAGCGGTCATGTGGGGGAAGAGGGCCAGGTCCTGAGGCAGGTAGCCCACGGGCCGTCTTTCGGGGGGAAGGCCTCCATAGGGCCTGCCCTCGGCGGGCACCAGGCCCGCCAGGGCCTTGAGAAGCGTGGTCTTGCCCACGCCGCTTTCCCCTAGGAGCACGGTGAACCCCTGGATGTGGAAGCGGGCCTCGAGGGCCACCGGCCGCCTTATCCGGTAGTGGACTTCCATGCACGTCCCCTTGCTTCCAAGAGGCGAACCGCCACCAGCACCCCTAGGCTGAGAAGGAGGAGGACCGCCGAAGCCTCGGCGGCCTCCCGAAAGCGGAGGGCCTGGACCAAGTCGTAGAGGTAGATGCTCACCATCTGCGTCTTCCCGGGAATGGAACCCCCCACCATGAGCACCACCCCGAACTCCCCCAGGGTGTGGGCGAAGGCCAGGAGGGTGCCGGAGAGGAGGCCGGGCCAGGTGAGGGGCAGGACCACCTTCAGCCAGATCTTGCCCCTGGGTACCCCCAGGGTCCTCGCCACCTCCAGGAGGTTCCGGTCCAGGGCCAGGAAGGCTTCCCGGTAGGCGGTGAGGGCGAAGGGGAGGCTGAAGAGGACGCTGGCAAAGACCAGCCCCTCAAAGCTAAAGGCCCAAGAGAGGCCGGTGAGCTTCCGCCAAGGCCCTTCGGGCCCTAGGAAGAGGAGGATGTAGAACCCCAAGACCGTGGGGGGCAGGACCAGAGGGAGGAGGAAGATGGCTTCCAGAAGGGCTTTCCCTGGAAATGAGCGGAAGGCCAGCCACCAGGCCAGGGGCACCCCGGTCAGAAGGAGGACGAAGGAAGCCGTCAGGGCCACCTCTAGGGAAAGGGTGAGGGCGGTCCAAAAGGGAGGTTCCAGCATCTACTCTCCCGGAAGCACAAAGCCGTAGCGTTTGAGAATGGCCCGGCCCTCGGGGCTTCCCACGAAGCGGTGGAAGGCCAGGACCTCGGGCCGGGCCCGGCCCTTGAGGACCACGTAGTTTTGCTCCAGGAGGAGGTGGCTTCCCAAGGGGGCTACCCAGTAGACCCCAGGGCGGGAGAGGCTTTCGTGGACGACCAGGGGCAGGGCCAGGATGCCCGCCTGGGTAGCGGTCAGGGCCAGCTGGGCCGTCTGGGAGATGTTTTCCCCGTAGACGAACTCAAAGCGGGGTTTGCCCCGCCGGAGGGGCTCCGTGTCCCAGTAGGCTTCTACTCCCTGGGTCAGGCTTTCCCAGGGGATTTCCGCCCAGGCGAGCTGAGCAAAGGGCTTGCTGAGCTTGGGAATGGGGGCGTCGGGCCGCCTTTTGATGAGGCCGTAGCGCTCCAAAAGGGTGACGGCGGCCCGGCCATAGGGGGCGTGGACGGGGTTGGCGATGGCCAGTCGGGTGATGCGGGGGTCCTTCAGGGCCTCCGGCCCGGGGGTGAGCCCCAGCTTCCGGTCCAGCCAGATGGCCATGCGCCCGATGGCGTAGGGCTTGCGGGTGCCCCGCTCGGTAAGCCCCTTTTCCTCTAGGAGCTTGGGGTAGATGCTCTCGGCGGAGAAGTAGAGGTCCGCCTCGAGGCCCTGGGTGAGCTGGGTGTAAAGCTTGCCCGAGGAGCCGAAGATGAGGGACACCTTGATCCCCGGGTTCTTGGCCTCAAACATCTGGGCCACCTCGCCGAGGGCGTACTGCAGGTCGGCGGCGGCCACCACCCGCACTTGGGCCTCTCCCAGGGCCACGCCGAGACTCAAGAGCCAGATGCTCCAAAGGACGGGTTTCATGCGTACCTCCTTTGCGACCACGGCAGGCGGCAGGGTTGCCCCCGCCACCCCGGGGCCCAAGGCCCGGCCCGGAAGGCCCAGGGGGTCTATCCGGGCTCGGAGGCTACGGGGATGCTAACCCTCGGGCTTATCCCCTGTCAACGAAGGCCACGGGCTTGCATAAGTTTGCAAGGGTGCTGTATCCTATAAGCCTCATGGTGGGAGACGCCCTCACCCGGCCCAAGGATCTTTTGGACTTCTCGGCCTACGGTCGCCAGGAGATCGAGGCGCTTTTGACCTTGGCGGAGAGGCTAAAGAGGGAGCGCTACCGCGGGGAGGAACTTAAGGGAAAGGTCCTGGCCCTTCTCTTTGAGAAGCCCTCCTTGCGCACCCGCACCACCCTCGAGGTGGCCATGCTTCACCTGGGAGGGCATGCCGTTTACCTGGACCAGAAACAGGTGGGCATCGGCGAGCGGGAGCCCGTGAGGGACATAGCCAAGAACCTGGAGCGCTTCGTGGAGGGGATCGCCGCCCGGGTCTACCGGCACGGGACCGTGGAGGAACTCGCCCGCTACGCCCGCATCCCGGTGATCAATGCCCTTTCCGACCGGGCCCACCCCTTGCAAGCCCTGGCGGACCTCCTCACCCTGAAGGAGGTTTTCGGAGGTTGGGAGGGCCTCGAGGTGGCCTGGGTGGGGGATGGCAACAACGTGTTGAACTCCCTTCTTGAGGTGGCTCCCCTGGTGGGCCTTAGGATGCGGGTGGCCACGCCAAGGGGGTATGAGCCGGATCCTGGCCTTTTGCAGAAAGCTGGAGCTTTCTTTACCCATGATCCCAAGGAGGCTGCCTTGGGAGCCCATGTCCTTTACACCGACGTCTGGACCAGCATGGGCCAGGAAGCGGAGCGGGAAAGGCGGCTCATGGATTTCAATGGGTTCCAGGTCAACGGGGAGCTTTTGCAACTGCTACGGCCCCAGGGCATTTTTCTCCACTGCCTTCCGGCCCACTATGGTGAGGAAACCACCGAGGAGGCGGTGTACGGGCCTCGGAGCCGGGTCTTTGACCAGGCGGAAAACCGTCTCCACACCGCTAAGGCCGTCCTCCTGCGCTTGCTAAGCTAGGGGTATGGTCCGGCCTTACCGCTTCTCCCTCGAGGAGTTTCTACGGTTGCCCCTGCCCGAGCGGGGTGTGGAGCTTTTGAGGGGGGAGATCTACCAGATGGCACCCATAGGCCCTCGGCATGCGTACATGGTCAACCGGCTCAACCGGCTCTTGGTGCAAACCTTCCCCCAAGCTTTGGTACAGCCCCAAGGTCCTTTGGCTTTGGGTGAGGATACCTATCTAGAGCCCGACCTGCTTCTGCTTCGGCCTAAGGACTATGGAGGAGCCTTGCCTGAGCCGGGGGATGTGTTGCTTTTGGTGGAGGTGGCTGAGGCCAGCTTGGCCTATGACCTGGAGAAGAAACTGCCTCTTTATGCCGAGGCAGGGATCCTCGAGGTCTGGGTGGTGG harbors:
- the hisS gene encoding histidine--tRNA ligase, with translation MAVRGTKDLFGKELRLHQHIVATARRVLEAAGALELITPVFEETQVFEKGVGISTDIVRKEMFTFQDRGGRSLTLRPEGTAAMVRAYLEHGMKVWPQPVRLWMAGPMFRAERPQKGRYRQFHQVNYEALGSESPILDAEAVALLHDCLRELGLRRLTVKLSSVGDPEDRARYNAYLREVLSPHREALSQDSQERLELNPMRILDSKSEQDQALLKELRIRPMLDFLGEEARAHLKAVERHLERLAVPYELDPTLVRGLDYYVRTAFEVHHAEIGAQSALGGGGRYDGLSELLGGPRVPGVGFAFGVERVALALEAEGFGLPEEKGPDVYLIPLTEEAVAETFYLAEVLRPRIRAEYALSPKKPGKGVEEALKRNAAFAGFLGEDELKTGEVTLKRLSTGEQVRLPQGEALGFLLSALA
- a CDS encoding ABC transporter ATP-binding protein, producing MEVHYRIRRPVALEARFHIQGFTVLLGESGVGKTTLLKALAGLVPAEGRPYGGLPPERRPVGYLPQDLALFPHMTAWENVAFPLAGGNRKARALAFLERVGLEEHAHKRPSQLSGGQKQRVALARALARNPEILLLDEPTSALDPLTKDQVLGELVDLIRREGIPTLAVSHDPTLARMADWLVVMGPGRILQEGPPEEVYSAPKQLLVARLLGYENLLPARVAPGGVEIQGVHLRLPLPPWAQPGEMAWVGIRAEEVIVVRQDRPPPPENILEGVLVSLHPEGLAYRGVFQGSIRLQILLPRHVQARLNLRPGQRLQVVLKPHYLHLMPGEAD
- the modB gene encoding molybdate ABC transporter permease subunit, which codes for MEPPFWTALTLSLEVALTASFVLLLTGVPLAWWLAFRSFPGKALLEAIFLLPLVLPPTVLGFYILLFLGPEGPWRKLTGLSWAFSFEGLVFASVLFSLPFALTAYREAFLALDRNLLEVARTLGVPRGKIWLKVVLPLTWPGLLSGTLLAFAHTLGEFGVVLMVGGSIPGKTQMVSIYLYDLVQALRFREAAEASAVLLLLSLGVLVAVRLLEARGRAWKSTTG
- the modA gene encoding molybdate ABC transporter substrate-binding protein; this translates as MKPVLWSIWLLSLGVALGEAQVRVVAAADLQYALGEVAQMFEAKNPGIKVSLIFGSSGKLYTQLTQGLEADLYFSAESIYPKLLEEKGLTERGTRKPYAIGRMAIWLDRKLGLTPGPEALKDPRITRLAIANPVHAPYGRAAVTLLERYGLIKRRPDAPIPKLSKPFAQLAWAEIPWESLTQGVEAYWDTEPLRRGKPRFEFVYGENISQTAQLALTATQAGILALPLVVHESLSRPGVYWVAPLGSHLLLEQNYVVLKGRARPEVLAFHRFVGSPEGRAILKRYGFVLPGE
- the argF gene encoding ornithine carbamoyltransferase, with translation MVGDALTRPKDLLDFSAYGRQEIEALLTLAERLKRERYRGEELKGKVLALLFEKPSLRTRTTLEVAMLHLGGHAVYLDQKQVGIGEREPVRDIAKNLERFVEGIAARVYRHGTVEELARYARIPVINALSDRAHPLQALADLLTLKEVFGGWEGLEVAWVGDGNNVLNSLLEVAPLVGLRMRVATPRGYEPDPGLLQKAGAFFTHDPKEAALGAHVLYTDVWTSMGQEAERERRLMDFNGFQVNGELLQLLRPQGIFLHCLPAHYGEETTEEAVYGPRSRVFDQAENRLHTAKAVLLRLLS
- a CDS encoding Uma2 family endonuclease — translated: MVRPYRFSLEEFLRLPLPERGVELLRGEIYQMAPIGPRHAYMVNRLNRLLVQTFPQALVQPQGPLALGEDTYLEPDLLLLRPKDYGGALPEPGDVLLLVEVAEASLAYDLEKKLPLYAEAGILEVWVVDLNASRLLVFRGPAGDHYREQLWLSPGEKLAPLAFPDIPLEVPW